The stretch of DNA CTGGATGTCTTCCGACTCGGCCACCATGGTCAGACTTCGCAGCGATCTGTGAACGAGAATGGCATTAATCAGTGAGCTTAAttcaaaaccaaatatttCGTAAGAGTGTTGAGTTCAAGATTCATTCAACTGATATGGGTTATCGCCCGCCTTGAGCTTCCCAGCTTCCCATCTTCCCAGCTTTTTAGTCATTCCCAATCTGACAACTCATCAGCATGGAATACCTACGCCTTTGTCTACTTATTTTGTTAGTCTGTTTAGTCTGTGCCCATGCAAGTGAGTTCCTGATTTAAATACGAGATTGTGCCTAACTTGGGAGTTAACTTCTGGTTTAGTTACAGGTGATATGCCCACGTTCAGCGGCCTTTGCCAGTTGCAAGGCGACTGGTGCTCCACCAACTGCCAAATAGCCGGAGGACGGGACGGACTTTGCAACAAGGTGGGCCTCTGCATTTGCAGACCCTTGTAGGTTAGTCAAATCGGAATAAAAGGCGAACATATTTACAATTGCAAACAGCGATGCTTAAGGGGGACTCTACTTTATGACCCTGGCAATCCACTTGCCTGGAACGCTCGAAGAGCGAGGGATCCGTGTAGATGGGCTCGCTGGGATCCTCGAACTGGTGGCCACTGTGGTTGGCGGTGCTGCGCATGGGATTTATCACTGGCAGCTGGCACATGCGCGCCAGATTGCTGTAAAGACATAAAACACCCCATATAAGTGGACCGGTTGGGAGATTGGCAACTGAAGACTGCCTTTTCCTCACCCCGTGGCAAATGTCTTGTGTAATGAGCCGCCGAACATGGACATGTTGGTGCGAAAAGCGTTTGAGGCCCGATTCGATGCGCTCTGATTGGCTCCGCCCCCAGTTCCACCTGCTACTCCAccgccacctcctcctccgatCTCGGTGAATCGCTCATGGGTGCGTATGGAGGAATGGGAGTGTCCCAGCGAATGGATCGGCGAGTGGCGATCCACCAGGCGATTCTTGGAGAGGGATTTCCAGTAGCGTCTGGTTGGGAAAGAGCCGCCAATTAGCACACTGATCTTTAGCCAGTTGAGTGGACTAGAGTACTCCATACCTGTATCCTAGACCGGCCACCAGGGTGATGCTGAACAGCAGGATCATTAGCAGTATGATGGCTGTGATTAGGCCATGATACTCGGCCGGAGTCAGGCACACCGTTTCCACCGGGGCCACCAGCTTCCTGGGATACGATTCCTTTTCAATTTCCTCGCGGGTTTCAAAGACCTAATTGGAATCGTTTAAAATCTATAGGAGGACTACCTATCAATCTAAACCTACCTCTATCATTTCCCTCACTTGTTCCGGTTCCTCAGTCTCCTTGGTCTTCTCCCCGGTTTGGGTATCATTTCCTGGCGACTGACCCAAAGTAGCACTCACTGTGGTGCTGTTTACCACGGTCACTTCATCCAGAGTGGTGGCCTCCAGTTGGTTGCTGCTGCCCTCCAGAGCCAGTGCCTCTGGTTCGGTTGGAGGTTCGGTGGTGTTTAGAGACCTTCTACGGCGACCAAAGGAGGGTTCCTGACGACCCGCTGGTCCAGGACAATAAGCAGGCTGGCATCCTTCGCGACAAGAGCGTACCGTGGCCTCAAAGACCAGGAAGTTGGACTCCGGTATCTTGAAGGCATTGAAGCGGGCCTCTAAGGTATCACCATCGCGCAGTTTGTCCAGCTCGGGGAACACAAACGGATCCACCGGACAGCCAAAGCGATCTATCAGTTGGATACTGCGTCCGGAGTAGGGATCCCTGGCCACCACATTCGTGGCAAATATATCGGTCACATGGTTGTAGCCATCCTGTGCCTCCAAACGGAAGGTCAGAGGATCACCCACAGCTATGGTGGTAGTGGGTCTGCCCTGGTAGAGGATACTCAGCCGCACCTTGGAGCTCAAGGTGTTCTCTGCAGGCAGATACTCAATGGGAATGGGACTGCCGGATCTGTAAGTTAGAAGATTATGTAACTGAAAGGCTAAGATGATTGAAGAAGTGTCTTGATTACCCTGCTCCTATATAACCAGAGCTAACCACCGCTTCTCCAGGACCTCGGAAGTTGCAGGTAAGATTG from Drosophila takahashii strain IR98-3 E-12201 chromosome 2R, DtakHiC1v2, whole genome shotgun sequence encodes:
- the LOC108055714 gene encoding uncharacterized protein gives rise to the protein MEYLRLCLLILLVCLVCAHAITGDMPTFSGLCQLQGDWCSTNCQIAGGRDGLCNKVGLCICRPL